One Natronorubrum halophilum genomic window, CCAGACGGCCCGAAAGTCCGGAACGGATCTGCTCGTCGCACTCCGGGACGCGGAGTTGACCGTCACCGGGTTCAACGTTCGCGCGCCGACGCTGGACGACGTGTTCCTGGCGATCACCGGCGAACGCGTCGATGCCGAGCGCCTCGAGAGCGAACGCAGCGTTGACGCCGCCGAAACGGAGGGGTCGGCGTGAGCACTCCGACCGAGAGCCGGACGGCCGACCGCGAGGTGGCGCGGTCCGCGAACACGTTCGCCGGGGACGTCTGGGTCAACTTCAAACGGTGGAACCTCAAGGCCGTCCGGAATCCGTTCGTGCTCGTCGTCTCGCTCGCACAGCCGTTCATCTTCCTCGTGTTGTTCACGGAGGTGTTCGGCAACGTCGCCGGCGGGGCCGTCAGTCAGGGGCTGGGTCCGGGCGTCGGCTACACCACGTTTCTCGTCCCGGCCATCGCGATTCAGGTCGCGCTCGCGTCGGCGGTCACCTCCGGGATCGGACTGGTCAACGACATCGAGAATGGCATGTTCGAGAAAGTGCTCGTCTCGCCGATGAACCGGACCGCCGTCTTCGTCGGGAAGACCGCCGCCGAAGTGTTCCGGATCGCCCTCCAGATCGCGATCATCCTCGGGCTGGGCGTGCTCCTCGGCGCGGAGATTTCCACTGGCGTCGTCGGTGCCGTCGGGATCATCGCCGTCGGGATCCTCTTTTCGCTCTGGTTCATCGCGTTCTCGAACATGCTCGCAGTCCTCACTCGAGATCAGGAGTCGACGATCATCGGCGCGAACCTGTTGCAGTTCCCGCTCCTCTTCCTCTCGAGCGCGTTCCTCCCGCTCGAGGTGTTGCCGAACTGGATCCAGTCTTTCGCCCGCATCAACCCGGTCACGTACGGCGTCGACGCGGCGCGGGCGATCATGATCGACGAGGACGTGATGACCGTACTGGAGGTGACGGCGTTCGACGGAGCGCTCAACACGATCGTTCCCGCGGTCGCCGTGCTGATCGGGCTCGGACTCGTCTTCGGGTCCGGTGCTGTATACCTCCTCTCGAGAGCCTCGAGTTCGGACGTCCGGTAACTCCCTCGATCACGTATTCGACCTCGACGGGATGACCGTCGTCGTGACGACCGACTCCGGGACTGCGGACGAGAGGCTATGCGTCGGTGACGCTTCGACCACGTCGTCGATCACGAACGAGAACGCGGACGCACCGACGACGATGATCGCCGAGAAGCCGCCGACTTCCTTCCGACGAGGAGTGATCGGCAGGCACCCGTTCGCCCGACCCGAAACTGCTCGAGGAGTAACTACTTCGTTCTCTCCACCCAACGAGGTCGGTAGAGCCGACAGCGGCTCGAGCTACCATGAAGATCCACGAATTCGTTAGTGAGAACGAACCCAAAGCCGGCGGCGAGACCTTCCAACTCGAGAACAGCAAACTGCTCGATATCGATCTCGACGGGTCCGTCATCGCGAAAGCCGGGTCGATGATCGCCTACGACGGTAACCTCTCGTTTAAGGGGAAGTCCTCCGCCGAAGGCGGGATTACGGGCTTTCTCAAGGAGAAAGCGACGAGCGAGGGAACGCCGGTGATGGAGGCGACCGGTACCGGACACCTCTATCTCGCGGATCAGGAAAAGAAGATCCAGATCCTCGAACTCGACGCGGACGAGGAGATCTCGGTCAACGGAAACGACGTGCTCGCGTTCGAGTCCCGGGTGAGCTACGAGATCAGGACGATCAAGAGCATCGCCGGCTTCTCCGCTGGCGGGCTGACCAACGTCTCGCTGGTGGGTCCGGGCAGCGTCGCGATCACGACCCACGGCGACCCGCTGGTCCTGCAACCGCCCGTCAGAACCGATCCTAACGCGACCGTGGCGTGGAGCGAAACGACTCCCGACAGTCACGTGGACAGCGCGCTCTCGAACATGATCGGACAGTCCTCCGAAGAGACCTACCAGCTCGAGTTTACGGGCTCGGAGGGGTTCGTGGTCGTCCAGCCATACGAGGAGCACACGCCGCAGTAGCGGGGTCGGCCACCTCCGTTCTCGACCGACTCGACGAGAGACGACGTGTAGCGTCCAGCCCTTACTCGAGTGAGAACCCAGCGTCCTCGAGCGACTGCGCCGCCTCCCAGTACTCCTCGATCGTATCTTGGGCCCACGAGCGAACCGCGTCGTCGTCCGTATCGATCGACGCTCGCAGAACGCCCTGCTCGTCGCGCAAGAGCAGATAGACGACGTCATCGAGGATCATGACTGCGAGCGGGACGCCCCCGTCGCGAACCCGAACCGACGCACCGTCGGTTTCGAGAAGCGCCTCGAGCGAGTTTCGAAGTCCGGTATCCTCGGCGAGCGCTTCGATCGCGCTCCGCGAAAAGACCCCGTCGAACGTCTGCTCGCCGTCTGCCGTCCGCTCTCGAACGACCGTGAGGGTCTGTTCGTTGAACGCGTGCGAGACCGTCCGCACGTCGTCGGCATCCTCGAGCAACTCGAGCAGGCGCGACAGCGGCGCGTTCGGTCGGGTCTGGCTCGGAGTCGTGATCGTCGCGGTGGCGAGTCGTCGCAGATCGAACGTCATCGCATCGGCGGGCAGGTAGTCGACGATGCCGCGGAGCCGTCGTTCGGTTTCGATGATCTCCCGGAGATCGGTAAACCCGGAGGCGACGAGGCGGCCCGTCGCGGTCGCCGCGTACTCGCTCCCGTCGCGCCCGATCCACGATCGGTCCTGAAAATCGCCGAGGATTCGACCCAGCGTCGCCTGCGAAGCGCCCGTCTCCGCGGCCAGTTCGTTCCGCGTATGGCCGCCCTCGGACAGCAGCCTGAGTACGTCGACGCGGTTCGCCGAAAGCGCGAGAAACTCGATCTCCTCGAGTGCCGATTCCATACGTGTTCTGGGATCCGGTACGCCATAGTGTTTTCGCACTGTGAAAAAATTTCACACCGCGATACCGGCGGGCGACTACGCGCCGTTTTCCCCCGTAGTCGCCCCTTTCCCGGAGAGGGGGTGTTTTCTCGACGTGAAATGATTTCTGAATTAACCTATACCCTTCGCACTCCTACTCGGATACAAGATGACGCAATTTTCCTCTACGCGGACCGGGCCCGCCTCCCCGATCCGCCCGTCCGACCGCAGAACCGGGGTGACGGCCTAACATGATGGATCGTCGCTCGCTCGTCTTTTTCGCCCTCGCGAGCCTCTTCTTCGGCGGCACGTTCGTCGCCGCGAAGGCCGGCCTCGAGTACTTCCCGCCGCTCCTGTTCGTCGCGCTCCGATTCGACGTTGCAGCGCTCGTCATGCTGTCCTACGTCGCCCTCACCGCCTCGCGCGAGGAGTTCCGGCCCGAAACCCGGGGCGACGTCGTCGGAATCCTCGCAACCGGCGGCCTCGTGATCGGGCTGTCGAACGCGCTCCTGTTCGTCGGCCAGCAGTACGCGACCAGCGCCGTCGGCGCGATCGTCTTCAGCCTCAACCCCATCCTGACCCCCGTCTTCGCGGCCGTGCTCCTCTCGGACGAGCGCCTCTCGCCTCGCGGAACGGTCGGGATGGTTCTCGGTCTGCTCGGCGTTGCCCTCGTAGTCAGCCCCGACCCCGCGAACCTGCTCGGCGGCGACGCGCTCGGCCGAGCGATCCTCTTCGCCGGCGCGGTCAGCGCCGCGCTCGGGGCCGTGCTCATCCGCCGGTCCGGATCGAACGCCACCCTCTCGAGTACGGTTCGAATCGCGTGGGGGCTGCCCATCGCGGCGATACTCTGTCACACGTTCGCGTGGTCGGCCGGCGAGTCGATGGGCGCGATCACGTGGTCTTCGAGTGCGTTCGTCGCGCTCGGCTACGTCAGCGTCGTGGCCGGCGTCCTCGCTTACATCGCCTACTTCGGCCTGCTCGAGTCGACGGGTGCGATCAAGGCGAACCTGATCTTCTACGTCGTTCCGGTCGTCTCGACGCTCGGCGGGTGGGCGCTCCTCGACGAACGGATCGCGCCGCTGGCGCTCGTCGGTTTCCTGACGATCTTCGCCGGCTTCGCCGTCATCGGCAGCGAGTCGGTGGACGTTCGATCGTTGCTGCCCGAGCGGGTGGTTGAAACGGTCGTCTCGGACGAACGGACGGCCGCCACGGAAGAACCGCGCGGCTACCGATCCGACTAATCGACGCCCGGCGCATCTCGTCGCATCGACGCGGAGAGCGTCTCCGTCAACGAGTGGTTCGGTACTCGATCGAAACCGCGTTCGGCGGATGGAAAAGAGCGGTATCGGCCGCGAGAAGGGCCTCGAGGCGCTCGATTCGTACCACCAGACCAAGAACGTCTCGGTGAACCTCGAGGAGCGGGATCGGTAACCGATCGCCGTCGAACGCGCGGTTTCTGTCTATCGCGACTCCGTTTCCGAAACGAATCCGGTGACTGGATGGGTCCTGCAGTTGCTGGACACGGTGTTATCCACGACCTCCCAGCCGATTTCTCCTCACGGACGCGAAGCGTCCGTTCGGATGGTTCGCGGGACCGTCGGTCCCGCGCTAACGCTCGCTCGTGCTCACGGCTATGCCGTTCGCGTCCGCGGCGCTACGCGCCGCGCTCTCGCTCACTCATCCCTCGCACATTGTCGAACGGCGACTCACTGGTCGTTCGTCGCCGTTCAGCGCGCGCCACCCGTACGTGGTTCGATCGGTTTGTAGCGGTAATTAAACTACTCAGTCGCTACTGATCGCGGGTTCCACTGGCTATCTCGAGTAACGAAGTCGTCTTCCATCCCTCGTTATTCGCCGGCCGAATCCCGGTCGTCAGTGACGGAGACCGGAACGCGAGGTGCGCCGGGAGCGTGAGTTTAGACGGGACACTCGCGACGACGGTCCTCGACGGATAGCGCGCGATCGATCCGACGTCGTGCATCCGATCGAATCGCTTGAGGGTTCCCGATCGAGTGAGCGCCGGAAGGGTGCGCTCGTCCGACGTTCGTCACGGCCCTCGTCCGCGCTCTGCGAGCAATCCGAACTCGCTCGAGAACTGCGCGAGGATCACCGTCACGATTCGACGTTCACCGGCGGCGACAGAATCGATCTTGGACGAACGAATCAGAGGGTTTACGGGCTTTCCGGCTGGTTGAACTACTTATGTGTGCGACTTTCACCGACGATGACGTCGGTAAGCCGGTCGAACGAACCGACGGAAAGGTGATCGGAACCGTAGCCTCGCTCGAAACGGGGACGGCTCGCGTCGAACCGGCACCCGACGTCGTCGATGCAATCAAAGCCCGCTTCGGGTGGGACGAGATCGGCGGTCCGTTCATTCTCCACGAAAACGACATCCGTGAAATCTCCGAGACGCGCGTCCACCTCGCTGAAGGGTTCTCGAGGGCGAACGCGCCGACGCCGGCGGGCGAGTCGACGGACCGAACGGACGCCGAAACGGGCTCCGCGGACGGCTCGGCGGGTTCGACGAACGACTCGGTGGGTTCGACACCGAACTCGACGTCGAACGCGGGCGGCATCGGCCCGTTCAACACCCGATTTCAGATCGGTGCCGCGGTCGTCTCGGCGCTCAGTTTTCTCGTCGCAGTGATGTTCGGATGGACGGGGTATCAGGGATCGGCACTGTTCACCGTCGGTCCGGAACTGAGCATCGTCTCCGGGGCAGCCGGACTCATGATGTTCGCGTTCCTCGGCGTCATTTTGCTCGTCGCCGCGACCTACATGAAACCCGGTTTCGACGACTGAGAACGCGACTCGAACGCGAGATCGATCACGTTTTTCGAATACGATCTTCTGCGACCCGCGAGTACGAGCGGGCCGCATCGGTCCCGAACACCGACGCCGCGGAATCAGTACCGTTTCTCGAGCCCCGCCAGACGATTGCAGGCACCACCGGCTTATCTCGAACTCGGATAGGATCGACCATGTGTGCAACGTTTACGGACGACGAGGTCGACAAAGCCGTCGTGAACGACGCTGACGAGGAGATCGGCGTGGTCGCGTCGGTCGACGGCGATCTCGCCCACGTCAGGCCGAAATCGGGTGCCGTCGACTCGATCAAATCCTCGATCGGGTGGGACAGCGTGGCCGAAGAAACCCGCCCGATAAGCGGCGATTCCGTTCGCGAAATCACCGACGATGCGGTCCGACTCGAGGGGGACCTGCCGACGGCCGGCGAGGAGACGCTCGAGGAAACGGACTCGATCCGCGAAAGCGGGGTCGACCGTGGTCTCGAGGCCGATCCGACCGAGCTGACGCGACAGGAACCGGAGGCCGAGTTCGATCCCGGCGACACCAGTTCCCGGACCGGCACCGCCGTTGAACCGGACGACGAACACCGCTCGACCGACGCCGCTGTCGACCTCGACGATGAACCGCGGCGGACGGACGCCACGGTCGACCCCGGCGAACAGCCCCGGCGGACGGACGCCGAGATGGATCCGGATGCGGTTCGCGACGCGGATCCGAGCGGCGGTGGGCCGACGACCGAAGGTGCGGAGCGATCGAATTTCGAGGACGGACCCGAAGCGCGGCGGATCGCTCGAGACGAGGAGTCGGACGCCGGCGACCAGTGAGACGCGGTCGCTCGAAGTGCGGTTGCGCCGCCGCTGTGTGTTCCGGCCCGAAAACTAAGTCGCACCTCGTGATACGACGGCTATGGCTCGACGACGCGGTGACGGCGAACTCGAAGGTATCGACGTCGCTGGTCCGGAGGACGGCCAGTCGATCGTGTTTCTCCACGGCGCGATGTTCACGCGGGCGATGTGGCTCCCGCAGATGCACGGACTGTCCGACGAGTACCGGGTCGTGGCACCGGACCTGCCGGGACACGGCGTTCGGGCGGACGAGACGTTCCGAATGGATCCCGCGATCGATCTGCTCGAGGCGGTGATCGAGCGCTACACGGGCGGAAGCGCAGTGTTGGTCGGGCTCTCGCTGGGCGGCTACGTTGCGACGGAGTACGCCTATCGCCACCCCGACGACATCGACGGCTTGGTACTGTCGGGGTGCAGTGCGAACCCGATCGGCGGGATGGAGACGCTCACTCGAGTCACCGGCGGGATATCCCGGGCCGCGACGAACCCCGATATCGGCGAGCGCGCCGTCGAACGGCTCGGCGAGCGATGGGTTCGCAACCGGGAGCTTCCCGAAGACGTCCAACGAGCGATTCTCGATGGGGGAATCTATCCGAAACAGTTCGGGGACGCGGGACCCGACATCGCGGGCGAGGATTTCCGGGCGAAACTCTCGAGCTATCCCGGACCGACGCTCGTACTCAACGGCGAACGCGACAGGATCATGCGCCGCGGCGAGCGGGATCACGCGGCGGCGGCGCAGGACGGCCGTATCGAGGTGCTGGCGGACGTCGGCCACATCTGCAACCTCCACCGACCGGAGGCGTACACGTCCCGCGTTCGGAACTTCATGCACCAGCGGGTCGTCGCTCCGCAGTGAGGCGAGGGAATTATCGTGACGCGAGCGGATCTGGAGGAAGCGGGGACCGCGAACGAGGGGCGGCCCTCGAGGCGCGATTCGAGAGACGACGCTCACAATCAGTAGCGAACTCGCCTCGCGCAAGGGGTGCCGGGAGGCGGAGACGGAACGGGTCCGAGGACGCGAGCGAACCGACGGTTCAGGAGCGCCGCTCGCCGATCGTATCGCGGACGCGGCCGGGAATCCCGAGTATCGAGACGCCGAAGCCGAACAGCACCATCAGCGCGTAGACGCCGAGCGTCGAGGTCCAGACGACGAACATCGCCAGGATGGCCCAGCCGCCCGAGAGGAAGTAAAACGCCGCGACGGACATCGCCGTCCCGTACAGCAAGACGAGGTACGGTCCCCAGTCGCGGGCGTGGCCGCGCCGAAATCGGCGGCGGACGTAGCGTTTGAGTTCGCTCTCGAGGGACTCCTTTCTGACGGTCCGACTCTCGACGTCGTCCTCGAACGACTCCACGCGGTCGCGCAGGCGTTCGATCTCCTCCCGGAGGGCTTCGGGGTCATCGGATCGGTCTCGAGTCCGGGCGCTCCGGCGGGCGCTCGTTCCCGTATCCGCCGTTTGCGTACCCGTCCCTGTTTGGTCCTCCGTCGCCCCCTCGTCGGCACCCGTGGCGTCGTCGGTCATCGCTTCTAGCGAAAACTGTCGAGCGCCGGGACTTTGTAGCTGCCGATCCGCTTCACGGTCGGCGAGGACGGCGTTGAGGACCGCGCCGAAGACGAGGATGATCGCGCCGATGTACAGCCAGATGAGTACGAGGAAGACGGCCCCGAGAGCGCCGTAGAGGGTGTAATCTCCCGCAAATCTGGTGTACAGCGAGAACGCTCGACTCAGCGCGAACCAGCCGACGGCGGCCACGACCGTCCCTGGAACGGCCTCCTGTAAGCCGACGTTCGCGTTCGGGAAGACGACGTATAGCGGCAGGAACGTGGCGATCAACCCCAACACGATCAGCGGCGGGCCGAAGACGGACGCGCCGACGAACGGCGCGGTCTGGATCAGGAACTCGAGGATGGCGACGAGCGTGAGGCCGATCGAGATCGCGATGGAGACGACCATCGCGTCCCAGAACGTATCGAGCAGCGACTTCGACGCTGCGGTGCCGTACACCTGGGAAAACGCTCGGTCGAGACCGCGAAGGACTCGACTCGAGCCCCACAGCAGACCGAGCGCGCCGACGACGGTCGCGCTCTGTCGCCCGGTGTCGTCGAGGACCGTTTCCGCGAGGACGTCCTGGGCCGACGGCGTGAGCACGTCGCTGGCCGCGGCCGTCAGCTGATCCGCGAGCGCCTCCCCGCCGAGAGAGGCTGTGATTCCCAGCGCGAGCAACATCAGCGGGACGAGCGAGATGAAGCCGTAGAAGGCGACCCCGGCCGCCAGGAGCGTCAACTGTTCACTGCGGGCGAGTCCGACGGCCTTGACCGCGAGCTCGAGGCCCCGTCTCTGGTCGATCACGTGTCGTCCGTGTCGGGGGCCAGCACAATATGTGATCGTGTGGCACAGGCCTGCAGTTCGGGGGCCGGCGATACGGGCGACGGGAGCTGATCGAACCGTGCGTACCGCGAACGGAACGGGTGCATGCATAACAGGAAGCCGAGTACCCCTATCAGTATTCGACGGATAGTCGCACGTGCGAACGCCCTCGTTTGGCTGTAGCTTGTCGTTTCCGCCGTCGAACGCCGTGGTCGTTGACTGCTGTCTTACTGGTATCGCGCGCGAAGAGTGCTCGCAAACCGAAGTCGGTTTTTTCTGTCACGCCGTCCTCTCTACATGGAACAACGACGGTGTCCCGACTGCGGCGTGACGATGGAACCGGTTCCCGTCCGTGACGGCGAGAGCATGCGCCTCTCTATCGCGACCGGGAGCCGTGACGGACTCCTCGGGAAACTCGGCCTGAAAAACAGGGCCACCCTGCAGGGCGTCTGTTGTCCCGAGTGTCGACTCGTGAGGTTGTACGCAAGCGACGAGGAGTGACCAACCGCCCGAGTCACCGATACCGCCCGCGTCGAGAGCGATCGGATGATATCGACGTCGATCGAACGATATCGAGGGTGAGTAGACGATCTGGAGAGGGATCAGACGAGGTTATCTTCGGTCGCCGCGCGAATCTCGCCGACGCTGGCGTCCGATTTGAACGTCGTGCCTCCGTAGTGGGATTCCGACGCGTCGTACCCCGCCGCCCGAAGGTCGGCGAGGAACTCGTCCATCGCGTTCGCGGGCAGCCCCCAGTTCTTACACAGTTTGTGCTGGTCGTAGTACATCGGTTCGTCGAGTTCGGCCGCGATCGTCTCGAGGAGTTCTCGCGCCTTCGGGGCCGTTCCGAACGTATACGGAATCTCCTCGCGGACCGCGGCGACGAACTCGCGGTCGCGGTACGGGCCGAGCCACACCGGCCCGGCGACGAGGAGTCGCTCGCTCCCGCAGTTCGGGCAGACGTCGAGGGGATCCGCGACGAGACCGAACTCGGTCTCGCGGTGGAGACAGTCCTCGCAGTGAGAGAGGTGGCCGAGTTGCTCGAGCGAGGCGTCGGCTGCCGTGGCTTTGCGGTCGAGTTCGAGGTAGGTCCGAACGTAGTGACTCGTCGCGTGGGTGAGGATCGGTTCGATGCCGACGTCGAAGCGAGCGGCGCTGCGGGCGAGTGCGGAGAGCAGGATTCGCACGCCCATCTCCGTGTGATACTCGGTGTTCTGGGGATGCGCCCCGTAGGAGCGGACGCCGCTGTTGAAGTGTGCACCACAGAGCGGCGCGGTGTCGGTCGCCGTCACGCAGACCAGGTCGCGACAGCGCGAGAACGCCGCGTCGGCGAAGGGCATCGGCGTTCCGTAGGGGTCGAGGTCGATCACGTCGAACATGTTCTCGTGCATGAGCGCGTTGACGTTCCGGTGTTCGACCGACGCGTTCTCGATGCCGTTTCGCTCGAGGTTCCGGCGCGCGAGGTCGACCGCTTCCTCGTTGACGTCACAGCAGGTCACCCGCCAGTCGTCGGCGGCCGCGCGGACGCCGCGGATACCGCTGGCCGCCATCGCGTCGAGGTACGATCCGGCGCGGCCCTCGCACTTTCGGAACGCACGCAGCGTTGCGATCGTCAGATCCCGATTCAACTCCTGTCGCGGATTGTAGAAAACGGATTCCTCGATACCTTCCGTCTGCTCGCCGGGGACCTCGAGTTCGACCCCGCCCTCGGTGACGCGCATACCTGCTGTCGGCGGGCGACCGCGAAAAACGGCGTGGTCTCCGACGACGGCGGCGGTGTCCTCGCCGTCGAACAGCAGTCGGTGAACGCGGTAGCGGTCACCGGCCGCTCGGCTCGAGGAGCCGTTTCCTCCCGCGATCCCGCACTGTTTCTGCGATGATCCCCCTATTTCGAGAATTTGTGAGACGTTCGTCCAGCAGTACTGGGAAGAACGATGATGAATGATGTGAAATCACGCCTATATCGACCCGTTCGTGAGGAACTCTTATGTAGTCGCCGTCCCGTATAGTAGCTATCGATGGATTGGGAACCCTTGACACGCGACGATTTCCGAACGCTCGGCCGCTGGAACGCACCGGATTTGACGGGGCGGATTGCCCCGTGACCGAACCGTCAACTACCGACCGCGACGGGAGCGACGAGGGATCCGATCAGTTGCGGATCGCGCTGTTGAACGCGGCGCACGAACGCGACACCACCCGGGAAAACTTCGAACGAGAGCTCGAGGCCGAATTCGTCGAATTTCACTGCCCGTCGAACGAACTCCCCGAGACGTTCGAGTTCGACGCCTGCGTCGTCACCGGCTCGAGCGCCTCCGTCTACTGGGACGAAGCGTGGATCGGCGCGCTGAAAGCGTGGGTCGGCGAGGCCGTGGAGGCCGGGTTGCCGTTTCTAGGCGTCTGTTACGGTCACCAGCTCCTCGCGGACGTACTCGGCGGTCGCGTCGAGGACATGGGCGAGTACGAGATCGGCTACCGGACCGTCGAACACGACGGCGCGAACCGGCTGTTGACGGGCGTCGACGATCGGTTCACCGCCTTCACGACGCACTCGGACCGCGTGGCCGAAGCGCCGCCGGGAGCGACGGTGTTCGCCAGAAACGAGTACGGAATCCACGGCTTCCAGCGGGAGCGCGTCTTCGCCGTCCAATTTCACCCCGAGTACGACGCGACGACGGCGGAGCGAGTCACGGCCGGGAAAGACGGCGAACTCGAGGCGGCGCGGATTCGGGCCGTCCTCGAGGGAATCGACGCCGAGAGCTACGAGGCCGCCTGTGAGGCCAAACGGTTGTTCGACAACTTCACCGAGTTCGTCCAGGAGAAACGAAACGTTCGTCTCGAGGCCACGGACGCTGCCGGTGCCGCCGTCGGCCCCGACGTCAGCGCTGGTGCCGACGCCGTCGCGACGGAGCGCCTCGAATCGCCGGTCGACTCGAGTACGTCGTCCTGAATCGTCGCGCCCCAATCCAGCGTGCGATACGGTCGTCCGTCCTGCGACCATACAGCGACGTCGGGTACGCGAAGTCGGTAGCCGTTCAGCGCGGCCGATCAGTCACGAACCCGAGTATTCGAGCAAACCAAACCGATTTCACAGTCCAGTACGGAGTGACCGACGTGAGCGAACGGACCCCCGTCGAGCGATGGCAGGCCCAACTCGAGGAAGCGGGCGAACTCACGCCCGAACTCGTCGGGCAGATCTCCCGCGTCCACGGCGACCGCGGGGTCCGTGCGATCGAAGCCGTCGGCGAGAACCGGGTGAAAACCTACCGCGACTTTACGATCGTCGTCGGCTACGACGACGAGTACATCGTCGAGGACGGCGGCTGTACGTGCAAGGACAGCGAGTACAACCTCGATGCTGACGATCCGACCGATCGCTGTTGGCACGTCCTCGCCGTCGAGATAGCCCGCCGAGTGGGACACGTCGACTACCACGATATGTGGTACTCGGAGGTCCGGGAACTGCTCTGAGATCGCCGCACTGTCACCTCGAACCGAATCGAAAATAAACGGCCGGTGTTCGTTAATCGGACTCGTTACAGGCCGCGATAATGACCTCCGAGTCGTCGATCAACCGGTTTTCCATGTAGTTGCCCTTCCCCTTACCGGCCCACTTGCGCTCCTGTTCGATGATCGAGAGGAACTCGAGTTCCGAGAGAATGTCCCGGACGCGGCGGAGCTTCAGGTGTTCGGACTGGTCGCGATCACAGAGGCGTTTGTAGAGTTCGTACACCTCGTTCGTCCGTACGGGGGCGTCGTCGCCTTCCTTTTGCTGGGTGAGCAGTGCCATCGCCTCGAGGACCAGTTTCGCGTGGCTGGGGCTCTTGGAGATGAGTTCGGCGAGGCGGCTGGTTTCCTCGCGTTCGTGGGCTTGATCGACACAGGACTCCGTGACTGAGCCGTGATCGTTCTCCTCGGCGATCTCGCCGGCAAAGCGGAGAATGTCGATCGCCTTCCGCGCGTCGCCGTGTTCGCGGGCCGCGAGGGCGGCCACGCGCGGCACGACGCTGTCCTCGAGGACGCCCTCGTGGAACGCGTCCGAGCGCGAGCGCAGGATCTCTCGGATCTGGTTCGCGTCGTACGGCGAGAAGACGTACTCGCGTTCGCAGAGGCTCGATTTGATGCGCTCGTCCAGCGAGTCCTTGTACCGAACCTTGTTCGAGATGCCGATGACGCCGACCGTGCTCTCGGTGAGTTTGCCGGACTCGACCGCCCTCGAGAGCTGCATCAGGATATCGTCGTCTTCGATCTTGTCCACTTCGTCGAGGATGATCAACGCGACGTCGTAGCGAGTGTCGACGATGCGCCACAGTCGACGGTAGTACTCGGACGTGCTCAACCCCGAGTGGGGGATCGAAATCTCCGTTTCGTCC contains:
- a CDS encoding ABC transporter permease, translated to MSTPTESRTADREVARSANTFAGDVWVNFKRWNLKAVRNPFVLVVSLAQPFIFLVLFTEVFGNVAGGAVSQGLGPGVGYTTFLVPAIAIQVALASAVTSGIGLVNDIENGMFEKVLVSPMNRTAVFVGKTAAEVFRIALQIAIILGLGVLLGAEISTGVVGAVGIIAVGILFSLWFIAFSNMLAVLTRDQESTIIGANLLQFPLLFLSSAFLPLEVLPNWIQSFARINPVTYGVDAARAIMIDEDVMTVLEVTAFDGALNTIVPAVAVLIGLGLVFGSGAVYLLSRASSSDVR
- a CDS encoding AIM24 family protein → MKIHEFVSENEPKAGGETFQLENSKLLDIDLDGSVIAKAGSMIAYDGNLSFKGKSSAEGGITGFLKEKATSEGTPVMEATGTGHLYLADQEKKIQILELDADEEISVNGNDVLAFESRVSYEIRTIKSIAGFSAGGLTNVSLVGPGSVAITTHGDPLVLQPPVRTDPNATVAWSETTPDSHVDSALSNMIGQSSEETYQLEFTGSEGFVVVQPYEEHTPQ
- a CDS encoding helix-turn-helix transcriptional regulator — encoded protein: MESALEEIEFLALSANRVDVLRLLSEGGHTRNELAAETGASQATLGRILGDFQDRSWIGRDGSEYAATATGRLVASGFTDLREIIETERRLRGIVDYLPADAMTFDLRRLATATITTPSQTRPNAPLSRLLELLEDADDVRTVSHAFNEQTLTVVRERTADGEQTFDGVFSRSAIEALAEDTGLRNSLEALLETDGASVRVRDGGVPLAVMILDDVVYLLLRDEQGVLRASIDTDDDAVRSWAQDTIEEYWEAAQSLEDAGFSLE
- a CDS encoding DMT family transporter, with the translated sequence MMDRRSLVFFALASLFFGGTFVAAKAGLEYFPPLLFVALRFDVAALVMLSYVALTASREEFRPETRGDVVGILATGGLVIGLSNALLFVGQQYATSAVGAIVFSLNPILTPVFAAVLLSDERLSPRGTVGMVLGLLGVALVVSPDPANLLGGDALGRAILFAGAVSAALGAVLIRRSGSNATLSSTVRIAWGLPIAAILCHTFAWSAGESMGAITWSSSAFVALGYVSVVAGVLAYIAYFGLLESTGAIKANLIFYVVPVVSTLGGWALLDERIAPLALVGFLTIFAGFAVIGSESVDVRSLLPERVVETVVSDERTAATEEPRGYRSD
- a CDS encoding alpha/beta fold hydrolase, producing the protein MARRRGDGELEGIDVAGPEDGQSIVFLHGAMFTRAMWLPQMHGLSDEYRVVAPDLPGHGVRADETFRMDPAIDLLEAVIERYTGGSAVLVGLSLGGYVATEYAYRHPDDIDGLVLSGCSANPIGGMETLTRVTGGISRAATNPDIGERAVERLGERWVRNRELPEDVQRAILDGGIYPKQFGDAGPDIAGEDFRAKLSSYPGPTLVLNGERDRIMRRGERDHAAAAQDGRIEVLADVGHICNLHRPEAYTSRVRNFMHQRVVAPQ
- a CDS encoding YihY/virulence factor BrkB family protein, which encodes MIDQRRGLELAVKAVGLARSEQLTLLAAGVAFYGFISLVPLMLLALGITASLGGEALADQLTAAASDVLTPSAQDVLAETVLDDTGRQSATVVGALGLLWGSSRVLRGLDRAFSQVYGTAASKSLLDTFWDAMVVSIAISIGLTLVAILEFLIQTAPFVGASVFGPPLIVLGLIATFLPLYVVFPNANVGLQEAVPGTVVAAVGWFALSRAFSLYTRFAGDYTLYGALGAVFLVLIWLYIGAIILVFGAVLNAVLADREADRQLQSPGARQFSLEAMTDDATGADEGATEDQTGTGTQTADTGTSARRSARTRDRSDDPEALREEIERLRDRVESFEDDVESRTVRKESLESELKRYVRRRFRRGHARDWGPYLVLLYGTAMSVAAFYFLSGGWAILAMFVVWTSTLGVYALMVLFGFGVSILGIPGRVRDTIGERRS
- a CDS encoding tRNA (guanine(26)-N(2))-dimethyltransferase, coding for MRVTEGGVELEVPGEQTEGIEESVFYNPRQELNRDLTIATLRAFRKCEGRAGSYLDAMAASGIRGVRAAADDWRVTCCDVNEEAVDLARRNLERNGIENASVEHRNVNALMHENMFDVIDLDPYGTPMPFADAAFSRCRDLVCVTATDTAPLCGAHFNSGVRSYGAHPQNTEYHTEMGVRILLSALARSAARFDVGIEPILTHATSHYVRTYLELDRKATAADASLEQLGHLSHCEDCLHRETEFGLVADPLDVCPNCGSERLLVAGPVWLGPYRDREFVAAVREEIPYTFGTAPKARELLETIAAELDEPMYYDQHKLCKNWGLPANAMDEFLADLRAAGYDASESHYGGTTFKSDASVGEIRAATEDNLV